In Nocardioides daphniae, the DNA window GGCTCGGGGCGCAGCAGCGCGCTGCGGACGTACCTGCACGAAGTCACCCGGGTCCACACCCCGAGCGAGCTCCAGGTCGTCGTCGTCGACCCGCGCGGCACGCTCGAGGGGGTCGTGGGCCACGACCACCTGCTGCACCTCCTGGTCTCACGACGACAGACCGGGGCCGCCCTCGCCGACCTCGCCACCTACCTGGAGGGACGGGTGCCCGGACCGGGCGTGGACGCCGAGTCACTGCGCTCACGCAGCTGGTGGACCGGCGCCGAGGTGGTCGTGGTGGTCGACGACCACGACCTGGTCACTGCCGGCGGCGGGCAGGAGAGCGGGCTGCACCGGCTCGCACCGCTGCTACCCGTGGCCCGGGACGTCGGCCTGCGGGTCGTGGTGGCCCAGCGCACCGGACGTGGCACCCGCGGCCACGACCCGTTGGTCCAGGCGCTCACGGACCTCGACGCGGCCACGCTGGACCTGACCGCCACCCCCGACTCCCGTACGCCGCCCGGTCGCGCCCGCCTCACGACGCGCGGCCGCGCCCCTCGGGCGTTCCAGGTGGCGCAGGTGCCCGCCCGAACCCCCGTGGTCGCCGTCAGCGGCGACCGGACCTGAACATGCCTCGGGCGATCTCGCGCGCGGCCGTGCGCATGAAGTCCTTGAAGACCGGCGACTTCACCACCTGGTCGACGATGCCGTCGGGCTCCTTGGCCGGCGCCTTCTTGCGGGCGGGTGCCTTCTTCGCGGCCTTGGCCTCCGCCTCCGCCTCGCGGGCCTGCTCCTTGGCGGCAGCGTCCTCGGCGGCCTTGCGCGCGCCCTCCTCCAGCTTGGCGGTGAGGATCTCGTGGGCCGACTCGCGGTCGACGGGCTCGGCGTACTTGGCGTGGCGGGGGCTGGCCGCGACGACGGCCTGCATGGCGTCGGTGTCGGCGGCGCCCATGCGGGACTCGGGCGCGCGCAGCCGCGTCCAGGCGACCGGGGTGGGCGCGCCCCGCTCGCTCATCACGGTCACGACCGCCTCACCGATGCCGAGGCCGGTGATGACCTGGCCCAGGTCGTCGTACTCGGTCGTGGGATACGTGTTGACGGTGGCCTTGAGCGCCTTGGCGTCGTTGGGGGTGTGGGCACGCAGCTGGTGCTGGATGCGCGACCCGAGCTGGGCCAGCACCTCGTCAGGCACGTCGGTGGGGCTCTGGGTCACGAAGAAGACGCCGACCCCCTTCGACCGGATCAGGCGCACGGTCTGGGCGATCTGGTCGAGGAAGCCCTGGGAGGCGTTCTTGAAGAGCAGGTGCGCCTCGTCGAAGAAGAAGACCAGCTTGGGCCGGTCGAGGTCGCCGACCTCGGGCAGGTCGTGGAAGAGGTCCGCGAGCAGCCACATCAGGAAGGTCGAGAAGACGGCCGGCTTGCTGGCCAGGGTGGGCAGCTCGACCAGGCTGATCAGGCCGCGTCCGTCGGGCGTCACCTGGATCAGGTCCGCGGCCTCGAACTCGGGCTCGCCGAAGAAGACGTCGGCGCCCTGGGCCTCGAAGGCGATGAGCTCGCGCAGGATGACCCCGGCGGTCGCGCTGGAGAGCCCACCGAGTCCCTTGAGGTCGGCCCGGCCCTCGTCGCTGACGAGGTGCGCCACCACGGCCCGCAGGTCGGCGAGGTCGAGCAGGGGCAGTCCGTTGACGTCGGCGTAGTGGAAGATCAGCCCGAGGCTGGACTCCTGGGTGTCGTTGAGCTCGAGCACCTTGGCCAGCAGCATCGGGCCGAAGGCGGCCATGGTCACGCGCAGCGGGATGCCGATCCCGTCGCCGCCGATGGCGTAGTACTCGACCGGGTTCGACCTCGCCTGCCAGTCCTGCCCGATGGCGGAGGTGCGGGCGAGCAGCTTCTCCCCGCCCGCCCCCTCGAGGCTGAGCCCGGAGAGGTCGCCCTTGACGTCGGCCGCGAAGACCGGGACGCCCTGGGAGGAGAGCTGCTCGGCCAGGAGCTGCAGGGTGACGGTCTTGCCCGTGCCGGTGGCTCCGGCGACGAGTCCGTGCCGGTTGACCATCGCCAGCGGGATCCGCACCGGGACGTCGGTGACCGTCGCCTCGTCGACCACCAGGCCACCGAGCTCGATCGCGGGTCCGGTGAAGGCGTAGCCGTCGAGCACCTTCTGCACCACGGGGTGGCTGGGCATGTCGCTCATGGCTGCACCCTAACCAGCGGACGGACCTCCGAGCATGCACCCAGACCGTCGATATAGTCGCGGCGTGATCTTCAAGCGCGTGGGCGACGGTCGGCCCTACCCCGACCCCCAGCTGTCCTCGCGCGCCTGGGCAGCGATCCCGCCCAGCCAGGTCCGGCTCGACCAGCTGGTCACCACGAAGGACACCCTGCAGCTGGCCGCGCTGCTGGACGAGGACTCCACCTTCTACGGCGACCTCTTCGCCCACGTGGTGCGCTGGAAGGGCGACCTCTACCTCGAGGACGGGCTGCACCGCGCCCTGCGGGCGGCGCTCCACCAGCGCAGCGTCCTGCACGCCCGCATCCACGTGATCGACGGGGACGGCTGATGAGCCCCGCCGCCACCGCGCGGGTGACGCTGGCGTCCCTGGTCGCCCTCGTCGTCCTCGCCGCTGTCGTCGGCTGGGTCGCGCTGACCTCTCCCTTCCCGACGAGTGAGGACCTGCCTCCCTGCGTGGACACCCGGATCGCCAAGGGCCAGGAGGTCTTCCCGGCGCAGGTGACCGTCAGCGTCTTCAACGCCAGCAGGCGCAACGGCCTCGCCTCCCGCACCATGGGTGACCTGGCCGGCCGCGGGTTCGTCGAGGCCAGGACCGGCAACGTCCCCGACGCCAAGGTGCGCGGGGTCCAGATCTGGGCCGAGAACGCCAAGAACCCGGCCGTGGCGCTGGTGCGGGCGCAGTTCCGCAACGCCACGGTGGTCAAGGGCAAGGCGCTCGGTCCCGGCGTGGTCGTCGTCGTCGGCGACGGTCGGGTGCCGATGCGCGACGTCGGAAAGGCCCCGACCTCCGTGAAGTCCGTGGGCCCGGCGACGATCTGCAGCCCGCCCGGCTCCGCCGACACCCCCGCCTGACCGGCCGCCCGCTCCACCGCAGCGCCTGACCCTCACACCAGGTCGTGCACGAACTCCGACAGCTGGGTGAGGTTACGGCACTCCGTCATCGGCACGACCTCGCCGTAGACCGGCGCCGCGGAGTCGCCGGTCCCCCAGTGACGGGTGTGCTCGGGGTTGAGCCAGATGGCACGCCGTGACCGGTCGACCATGTCGGCCAGCACCTCCTCGGCGAGGTTGCGGTAGTTCGACCGCGCGTCCCCCAGGATCAGCAGGGTGGTCCTGGGGCCGAGCGCGTCGGCGTACTCCTCGACGAAGCGGCTGAACGCGGCCCCGTAGTTCGTCCGTCCGAAGCGGGCCGCGTGGGCGCTGCGGGAGGCGAGCTCGGCGAAGACCTCGCCCGGGTCGGCGCCCGGCCGGAAGACGTCGGTGACCTCGTGGACGTCGTCGACGAAGGTGAAGGCCCGCACCTTGGTGAACTGCTCGCGCAGGGCGAAGACCAGCATCAACGTGAACTGGGCGAAGTTGGCCACCGACCCCGACACGTCGCACAGCACGACGAGCTCGCTGCGGTGCGGCCGCTTCGGCCGGTGGTGGGTCTCCAGCGGCACCCCACCGGTGGCGAGCGACGACCGCACGGTCCGCCGGAAGTCCAGCGTCCCCCGTCGCCGCGCGTGCTGCTCCTTGGTCAGGCGTGTCGCGAGCTTGCGGGCCAACGGATAGAGCGCCTTGCGCAGCTCCTCCAGGTCGGCCTTGCGCGCGGAGGTGAACTCCAGCTTCTCGATCGTGGGGCGCAACGTCGTGCGCGCGAGCTCGACCAGGTCGCGCTCGGCGGCGAGCCGACGCAGCGCCTCGGCCTCCACCTGCGTACGGAAGCCCTGGACCCGGGCGCGGGCCTCCTGGTCGGCCTCCTCCTCGCCCATCCCCTGGCCCATCAGCGCCTCGACGAGCCGACCGACGAGCTCGTCCGGCGCCACCCGGCGCAGCGTGTTGTAGGGCGACCACCCGGTCTGCCCCGGTGCGCGCCCGGGCATCCGACCGAAGCGACCCATCGCCTCGGTCGCCATCTCCGGGCTCTGCTCGGGCGGCCCCTCGGACATCCGTTCGGCCAGCCGCTCGCGGAAGTCCCGCAGCTGCGCCGCCGAGTCGCGCAACCCGGTCTCGTCCTCGAGCGGCTCGGCGCCGGCGCCCTCCCCGACCAGCCGGGGGAACCACAGGTCGAAGAGGCCGTCGAAGGTGACGCGCTGGGTCTGCCGCTTGACCACGGTCGCGGCATAGACGGTGCGGACGGTCTCCCGGTCGTGCCAGCCCACCGCACCCAGTGCCGCCACCGCGTCGAGCCCCTCCGCGAGGGAGACGGAGAGTCCCGCCTCACGCAGGGCCTCGACGAAGCCGAGGTGGCGGTCCAGGAGCGACATCGACAGCTCAGCCAGGTTCAGTCAGGCTCGGGCTCAGGCGGGGATCACGGCGACGGGCACGTCGGAGTGGTGCAGCACGCCGCGGGCCACCGACCCCAGGGAGAAGCCGCTGAGGCGCTCCTTGGCGTCACGGCCGAGCACCAGTGCCTGGGCCTGGCTGGCCTCCTCGAGCAGGTGCCGGGCGGGCTGCCCGATGACCTGCACGACCTCGACCACCACGTCGGGGAAGTCGGTCGCCATCTCCTTGAGCCGCGTCTTGAACTCGGCGCCCGAGGCGGCCACCCAGTCGTCGAAGGCGGTGAGGTAGACCTGCGAGTCGGCGGTGAGCGCCGGGTGCGGCTCCCACACCTGCACGGCCTTGAGGTCGACGTTGCGCGCCTTCGCCAGCTCGAAGGCGAAGCGGAGCCCGGCCGTGTGGTCCTTGTCGACGTCGACGCCGACCACCACCGGGGCGTCGAGGCGCGACTGCGCCTCCCAGCCGTCGGGCACGACGACGACGGGCGCGGACGAGCGACCGGCGACGGCGATGGAGGTCGAACCCATCACGAGGCGGCCGAAGGCTCCCAGGCCGCGCTTTCCGAGCACGAGGACGTCGTACGACGCGGAGAGCTCCTGCAGCACCGGCACGGGGTGCCCGAGGGTCAGCGATGTCTTCACCCGCTCGGCGGGGAGGGTCTCGCGGGCCTTCTCGACGGCGGCACGCACCACCGGCTCGAGGTACTCGGTCGGGGAGATCTCGGGGACGTAGGGGCCGATGACCTCGTACGGCTCGGCGACCGTGACGACGAGCAGGTCGGCTCCGGCGGCCTCCGCGTGCATCACCGCCCAGTCGAGGGCGGCCCGGTTGGCGTCCGAGCCGTCGACGGCGACGGCGACGGTGCGGGTGGTGGTGGGAGTGGTCATCGTGTCCTCCTGTGTGCCTTGAGTTCGCGTACGGCCTTGTCGAGGTCGGACGCATGCTTGAGCACCGCGCCGAGCGTGGCGACGACGGCGGCCTCGTCGAGGTCACCGATCTCGAGCGCGACGAGGGTGCGGGCCCAGTCGATCGTCTCGGCGATCGAGGGGGCCTTCTTGAGGTCGAGGTCGCGCAGCCGACCGACGACCTCGACGACCTGGCGGGCGACGGCCTCGTCGACCTCGGGCACCTGTCCCATCACGATCTCGCGCTCCCGCTCGAGGTCGGGGTAGTCGAGGTGCAGGTAGAGGCAGCGCCGCTTCACGGCCTCGGAGAGCTCACGGGTGGCGTTGGAGGTGAGCACGACGAAGGGGCGGCAGGTGGCGGTGATGGTGCCGAGCTCGGGGATGGTCACCTGGAAGTCGCTGAGCACCTCCAGCAGCAGGCCCTCGACCTCGACGTCGGTCTTGTCGACCTCGTCGATCAGCAGCACCGTCGGCTCCTCGCGCCGGATCGCGGTGAGCAGCGGGCGGGTGAGCAGGAACTCCTCGTCGAAGATGTCGTCGTGGGTGCTCGACCAGTCCTGGTCACCGCCGGCGGCCTGGATGCGCAGCAGCTGCTTCTTGTAGTTCCACTCGTAGAGCGCACGGGCCTCGTCGAGCCCCTCGTAGCACTGCAGGCGCACGAGGTCGGCGCCGCACGCCCGCGCCACCGCCTTGGCGAGCTCGGTCTTGCCGACGCCGGCCGGGCCCTCGAGGAGCAGCGGCTTCTCCAGCGCGCCGGTCAGGAAGGTGGTCGTCGCGGTGGCGGTGTCGGCGAGGTAGCCCGCCGCCCGCAACCGCTCGGCCGCGTCGTCGGGGGACGAGAACCATCGCTGCCTCATGGGGCCAATGTAGGACCTTCACGGGGTGGCGCGCCCGCAAGGCCGGGAGACCTCACTCACACGCTCGGGCTAGGCTCGCTCCACCCAGCGACCAAGGAGACCCATGAGCCACGACCACGACCACGAAGAGGCAGTGCTGAGCATCGCCGCACAGATGATCGCCGACGAGTCCGCGGAGCACGTCGCGACCGTCAGCCACGAGAGCCCGGGCCTCCACCTCGAGCTCGTGGACCTCAGCGAGGGCGCCCCCGAGGACGACGAGTGGGACTTCGACCTCCCCGCCGACCTGGGCCTGAAGATCCTGCTGGGCGGCGTCGACCCGGAGGTGGCCGTGCAGCTGCTGCGTGCCGCCGCTGACTACCTCGAGGAGGCCATCGAGGAGGGCGACGACGAGGACGAGGACGACGACTGAGTTCGCTCGACACCTGACGACGACGCAGCCCCCGGTCATTCCGACCGGGGGCTGTGGCGTTCCTGCGGGGCAGGCGTGGCAGAGGGGGCGGGATTCGAACCCGCGGTAGGTCTCCCTACGACCGCTTTCAAGGCGGTTCCGATCGGCCGCTCCGGCACCCCTCCTCGGCGCCCTGGGGCGCTCGCGGAGCAGTCTAGGCGCTCCGACGACCCGCAGTCTCGGTGTGCCGCCTCACTCCGACCCGCCCGCCTCGAACTCCACCTCGTCGTAGGCGATGTCGTGCAGCCGCTGCAGGTGACGTCGTACGTCCGCGACCAGGCGCCGCACCTCGTACGACGTGCGGTCGACGTCCTCGACGCCCAGCACCTGGTGGCGCTGCACGGTGAGTCGGTCGAGCAGCACGTTGCGCTCGCGCACCGCGACCGACCGGCGCGCCTCGAGCCAGTCGACCGGACCGGGCGACTCCACCACCAGCAGCTCGCGCACCTCGTCGAGCCGGGCGAGCAGGGTCGCACGCCAGACCCCGAGCGGTCCGTCGGCGAGGCGGTCGAGGTCGGCGATGGCGCGGGTGAGTGCGTCGGCGCTGTCGGGCGCCTGCCGCTGGACGGGGATCGAGGGATCCAGGGCCCCTGCTCCGGATTTGCTCATGACGCCTCCCGAGAAGGTGAAATGCTCGTGACCCCCGAGTGTGACGTCCGTCACGTCACGCTGGCAAGGCCGTTTTGGAGGAGAGTTCACGGGTTGTGTTCAATCGGGTCGTGGTGTCCGACTATCGATTCTCCCCCGCCCTGACCGCCCGCCTGCTGGGACTGACGATGCTGGCCATGGCCGTCGTCGTCGCGCTCGTGACCCTGGGCGTCGCGGTGGCCAACTGGCACAGCGCCGTGCTGCTCGTGCCGTGCCTGGTCGTCATCGTCGCCGTCGTCGGCCTGATGGTCTTCACCAACGGCTGGGTCGTCCGGTTCACCGACGAGGGCTACCAGGTCCGCCGGATCCGCGGCGCCGGCGTCGACGCCGCCCGCTGGAAGGACGTCGAGGACGCCGTCACCAGCGAGCGACTGGGCTCGCCCGTCGTGGTGCTGCGGCTGCGCGACGGGCGTACGACGTCGATCCCCGTCGCTGTCCTCCACGTCGACCGCGAGGAGTTCGCCAACGACGTCGCCGCCCACCTCAACCGAGGTCACGGCATCCGGCCCCTGGGGGGCTGATTGGCGACCGGGCAGGCTGCCTTGTAGCCTGTGGTCGCTGCATGGAGGCGTCGCCTAGTCCGGTCTATGGCGCCCGCCTGCTAAGCGGGTTGAGGGTCAAACCTCTCGCGAGTTCAAATCTCGCCGCCTCCGCCAGTCAGGACTCCGCCCGAGCCACGCTCGGGCGGAGTCTTCGCATTTCGCCTCACGACCTCACGGATCTGCACATCTCTGCACGGCGGCGACGCGAGCGGCACCTTGCGCGGAGGGGTTTCGGTCTGCGAGTTTGGGTGCAGAGACCCCGCTGACTCGGCAGCGTCCCGTTCTACAAGTTCGTGCATTGCAGAAACTTGCAGTGCCATTCCGAGTGACGGAACTGATTCGTCACCCAAGAATGAGAGCAGTTGGGAACCCCACCCCCACTACCCCGAGAAGGTGACCAGATGAAGATCGCCCGCGTACTTGCCATTGCTGCCGTTGCTGCACTCCTCAGCGTCAACGCCAGCGTCGCGTCAGCCCAAGCCAAGCTCGACACGAGCTGGGGCTACATCAGCGGCGGAGGTCGCTGACAACTGGCAAGCGAGACCAGGTGCGTCCCCGATCCCCCGTCGGACCACGCATCCCACGCCTCCGCCAAGGCCGGTCTCGCGAGGACGACGGCAGCGACCCCAGGGCCGCTGCCGTCGTCCTTTCATGTCTCCTGACGACGCGCGTACGACGCGTCAGTCGCCGTCCGACTCCTCGAAGACCTCCTGGCCCGAGACTCCGCGGCGACCCATCTCGTACCCCAGCTGGAAGCGCGTCTGCGCCTCGAACTCGGCCTTCAGCTCCGAGACGTAGCCGGCGTAGGTGCGCGGGCTGACCCCGAGGCGCTTGGCGCTGGCGGGGTCGGCGTAGCCGGCGATCAGCATCCGGATCGTCATCGCCCGCTGCTCGGCGGCGATGTCGCGGCTCACCGTGCTCTCGCGGTTGGCGAAGGGGCGCGACCGCTCCCAGGTCCGCTCGAACATGTCGACCAGGTAGGCGACCATCGAGGGTTCGCGCACCGCCAGCGCCACGGCCAGGCCCTCGTGGCCGGGGACGACCGCGATCCGGCGGTCGACCACGATGAGGCGGTTGAAGAACTCGTCGAGCGTACGCACCTCCGCACCGCGCGCGCTGACGGCTGCGACGTACTTGTGGGTGACGCGGCTGCGGCGGGCCGAGTGCTGGTAGAGCGTGCGCATCTTGACGCCGCGCTCGAGGGCGGCGATGTCGCGCTGGGTGGCCGCGGCGAGGGTCGCGGCGTTGCGCCCCGTCTGCGGCTGGGCGGTCAGCAGCTCGAACTCGGCGTCGGCGACCACGGAGGCGATGAAGGGGTTGATGGCCTCGCCGCGCACCTCGGTGAAGGCACCGGTGGCGACGCCCGGCGCCTTGCGCCACATGTGGCCGAGGCCGGTGAAGGCCTGGGCCCAGTGCGCCGACTCGGAGATCAGCGTGGCGCCTTGCTGGCCCATCGGGGCGACGACGAGCGAGGAGACAGTGGACGGGTCGACCGGGACCATCCGGTCGCCCTCGGCGACGAGCAGGCCCATCCGCACGAGCAGGTCGAAGGCCGCTCGCGTCTCGGCGACGGCGAGGCGGGCGTCGTCGGCGGAGATGCTCCCCGTCGCGACCACGGCCTCGTACAAGGGGGTCGCGACCTGCTCGAACAGCTCCCTGTCCTCAGGGCCGTACTGGGGCACGGACCTCACCCTCTCGTCCCCGGCGTGCGCGGCAGAGCGCGCCTGACTTGCAGATAATTGCACACGTGGCGAGCAAACGTGGACGGCATACAAATGCAACCGGCCCCGGACTCCGAGGAGTCCGGGGCCGGTCGGCAGAACGAGTCCGCTCAGACGACTGAGATCACTCGCCGTCGGCCTCCAGGGCGGCCTTCACACGGTTGTGGGCCTCCCAGATCTCCTCGGCATGTTCGGGAACTGCTCGAGGTGCTCGGTGCGGTGACCGATCTCCTGCTGCCAGCGGGCGTTGTCGATGCGCAGGACGGCGTCGAGGTCGTCCGCGTCGATCTCGAGGCCCTCGAGGTTGAGCTCCTCCTTCTTGGGGAGGATGCCGACCGGCGTCTGCACGCCCTCGACCTCGCCGTTCTTGAGCTGCATGAGCCACAGGAGCGGACGCAGGTTGTCGCGGTAGCCGGGCCACAGGAAGCGACCGTCCTCGCCACGCTGGAACCAGTTGACGTGCGCGAAGAGCGGCTTGTCGCTGGCGGCGTTGATGATGTCGAGGTAGTGACGCGCGTAGTCGCCCTCGCCGTACGCCATGAAGGGGCGGTTCGACATGGGGTCGTAGCGCAGGACGCCCTCGGTGCCCTCGGCGGCGAAGGTGGCCTCCGCGCCCAGGGTGAGGCCGTCGTACACGCCCTCGGCGACGTCGGTGATCGCACGGATCAGCGGCTCGCGGTCACGGGTGCGGCCACCGAAGATGATCGCGTCGACCGGCACGCCGGCCGCCTCGTCCCAGTCGGGGGCGATGTTGGGGACCTTGGACAGCGTGGTGGTGAAGCGGCTGTTCGGGTGCGCCCACGGGTCGTCCTTCTGGGCCTCGGTGCGCTCCGAAATCAGGTTGCCGCGCCAGTCCTCCCAGCCGGTGACGTCGGCCGGCGGGTTCTTGGTGCGACCCTCCCACCAGACCTCCTGGGTGGTGGGGTTGTAGGCGACGTTGGTGAAGATGGCCTCGCTGGACTCGTCGATCGAGCCGAGCGCGGTCGGGTTGGTGGTCTCGTTGGTGTCCTTGGCGACACCGAAGACACCGTTCTCCGGGTTCATCGCCATCAACTTGCCGGTCTTCTCGTCGACCCACAGCCAGGCGATGTCGTCGCCGTAGAAGTAGACCTCGTAGCGGTCGCCCAGGGCGTCCGGCGGGAGCATCATGGCGAGGTTGGTCTTGCCCGAGGCGCTCGGGAAACCGCCGGTGACGTGGTAGGTCTTGCCGGTCTCCTTGTCCTTGATGCCGATGAGCATGTACTGCTCGCCGAGGAACTTCTTGGAGGACCAGCCGTCGTACGCAGCCTGGCGCAGGCCGTGGGCGATCTTGCCCAGGAGCGCGTTGCCGCCGTACGAGGAGCCGTAGTGCAGGATCGTGCGCTCGTCGGCGACGGTCACGAACCAGCGCTGGTCGTCGTCGGTGCCCTGGCCCAGGTTGGGGAGGTCGCCGGTGACGTGGACGGCGCGGACGAACTGGTTCTGGTCCTCGAGCTCGTTGACGAAGCAGGCGCCGACGCGAGCCATGCGGATCATGTGGAGCACGACCGGACGGTTGTCGGTCAGCTCGACACCCACGCCCCACGGCGCGAGGGCGTTGCCCGCCGGTGCCATCAGGTAGGGGATCACGTACATGGTCTTGCCGGCGGAAGCGCCCTTCATCTTCTCGTGAAGGAGGGGCTTCATCTCCGAAGCCGGCTTCCAGTTGTTGTAGACGCCCTTGTCCTTCTCGTCGTTGGTCGCGACGACGGTGCGCTCCTCGGAGCGGGCGGTGTCCTTGTGGTACGAGCGCGAGTAGTAGCGGCCCTTGCCGGCCGGCAGGAGCTCACCTGCGTCGAGCGCCTCCTGGATCAGTCGAGCGTCGTCGTCAGCAGACACCACCTCGACCCGCTCAGCGCCGGTGAGGTCAGCGTACTGCTGGACGTACTCACGCACGTGCGGGTTGGTGATGCCCGCCGCGTCGAGGACTGCTTCAACGTCTGCCATCGTGCCTTGCTCCAATTCATGGAATGTGCCGGTGATTCCGGAGGGCTGGCGCCCGCCCTTTTGTGTGTGCAGCAGGGCTGCGCACCATCCCCCTCGATCTCACCGAAGCGTTAGATGCGCAACCACGGTAATCCGCACGCCTCCCGCGCTGGCGCGCGGGGAGGTCCCCCGCATCATGACAGCCGCGCGCGGTCTTACCAAACGAGCCCGTGCTGTGGCGACGGTCACGAATTTCGGCGTACGTCCCGGGCTGCTGGTCGAGCAGCCGGAGCCGCCGCGAGCGTCGCGGCCGGCCAGGGAGGACTGGGTTCTGCGCCGTGCGGTGGGTGGTCCGTGAGGCGGGCGGTCACCAGTTCCTGCCGTCAGGGTACGCCCGTTGTCGGCCCCCGCCCTCCGGCGTCCGCTCCCTGTCACCTCGCGCCGCCCGGGACCCTGATTTCGCATCCCGTCGACTGTTCGGCTAATGTCTACCGAGTCGCAGCGCCGAGCGCCACGACGGGCGCCTGTAGCTCAACGGATAGAGCATCTGACTACGGATCAGAAGGTTTGGGGTTCGAATCCCTACAGGCGCACAGACCAGAACCGCAGGACCATCCACCGGATGACCTGCGGTTTTGTCGTTTCTGAATGGCGCCTGCTGCGCTCCGCGGCATCTGTCGCTCGCCAGTTGACAGCGATCTTGACAGCAACGACGTTCATTCCGTGTCCTCCGGGGCCTCTTCGCCGAAGAGCCCGCCCAGCTTGTTGAGGGCGTCGCGCTTGTCGTCCAGGGACACGTGCGCGTAGACGTTCATCGTCATCTCCAACGCCGAGTGGCCGGCGATCTCCATGACGATGCGGGGCGGCACGCCCAGGGCCAGAAGTACGGAGACGCATCCGTGGCGGAAGTCGTGCATGCGCACCTTCCGCACCCCAGCTGCCTTGAGCGATGCCTGGACGAACTTGGAGCAGTTGTCCGGATCGATCGGTGTGCCGATGGGCGTGGTGAAGACGAACCCCGACGAGGGCCAACGCTCCGCCAGGTCCACCCGCTCCTTCTCCTGATGATCCCGGTGGTCGCGAAGCACCTCGGCCACGACGTCGGGCAGCGGAAGGGTCCGGCGAGAGCGAGCCGTCTTGGTCGGCATCACTTGGAGCTTGCCGTCCACGCGATGGAGCC includes these proteins:
- a CDS encoding FtsK/SpoIIIE domain-containing protein, coding for MLDLDTERHLVVRGTHGSGRSSALRTYLHEVTRVHTPSELQVVVVDPRGTLEGVVGHDHLLHLLVSRRQTGAALADLATYLEGRVPGPGVDAESLRSRSWWTGAEVVVVVDDHDLVTAGGGQESGLHRLAPLLPVARDVGLRVVVAQRTGRGTRGHDPLVQALTDLDAATLDLTATPDSRTPPGRARLTTRGRAPRAFQVAQVPARTPVVAVSGDRT
- a CDS encoding LytR C-terminal domain-containing protein, producing MSPAATARVTLASLVALVVLAAVVGWVALTSPFPTSEDLPPCVDTRIAKGQEVFPAQVTVSVFNASRRNGLASRTMGDLAGRGFVEARTGNVPDAKVRGVQIWAENAKNPAVALVRAQFRNATVVKGKALGPGVVVVVGDGRVPMRDVGKAPTSVKSVGPATICSPPGSADTPA
- a CDS encoding universal stress protein is translated as MTTPTTTRTVAVAVDGSDANRAALDWAVMHAEAAGADLLVVTVAEPYEVIGPYVPEISPTEYLEPVVRAAVEKARETLPAERVKTSLTLGHPVPVLQELSASYDVLVLGKRGLGAFGRLVMGSTSIAVAGRSSAPVVVVPDGWEAQSRLDAPVVVGVDVDKDHTAGLRFAFELAKARNVDLKAVQVWEPHPALTADSQVYLTAFDDWVAASGAEFKTRLKEMATDFPDVVVEVVQVIGQPARHLLEEASQAQALVLGRDAKERLSGFSLGSVARGVLHHSDVPVAVIPA
- a CDS encoding AAA family ATPase → MRQRWFSSPDDAAERLRAAGYLADTATATTTFLTGALEKPLLLEGPAGVGKTELAKAVARACGADLVRLQCYEGLDEARALYEWNYKKQLLRIQAAGGDQDWSSTHDDIFDEEFLLTRPLLTAIRREEPTVLLIDEVDKTDVEVEGLLLEVLSDFQVTIPELGTITATCRPFVVLTSNATRELSEAVKRRCLYLHLDYPDLEREREIVMGQVPEVDEAVARQVVEVVGRLRDLDLKKAPSIAETIDWARTLVALEIGDLDEAAVVATLGAVLKHASDLDKAVRELKAHRRTR
- a CDS encoding vWA domain-containing protein, encoding MSLLDRHLGFVEALREAGLSVSLAEGLDAVAALGAVGWHDRETVRTVYAATVVKRQTQRVTFDGLFDLWFPRLVGEGAGAEPLEDETGLRDSAAQLRDFRERLAERMSEGPPEQSPEMATEAMGRFGRMPGRAPGQTGWSPYNTLRRVAPDELVGRLVEALMGQGMGEEEADQEARARVQGFRTQVEAEALRRLAAERDLVELARTTLRPTIEKLEFTSARKADLEELRKALYPLARKLATRLTKEQHARRRGTLDFRRTVRSSLATGGVPLETHHRPKRPHRSELVVLCDVSGSVANFAQFTLMLVFALREQFTKVRAFTFVDDVHEVTDVFRPGADPGEVFAELASRSAHAARFGRTNYGAAFSRFVEEYADALGPRTTLLILGDARSNYRNLAEEVLADMVDRSRRAIWLNPEHTRHWGTGDSAAPVYGEVVPMTECRNLTQLSEFVHDLV
- a CDS encoding LuxR family transcriptional regulator encodes the protein MPQYGPEDRELFEQVATPLYEAVVATGSISADDARLAVAETRAAFDLLVRMGLLVAEGDRMVPVDPSTVSSLVVAPMGQQGATLISESAHWAQAFTGLGHMWRKAPGVATGAFTEVRGEAINPFIASVVADAEFELLTAQPQTGRNAATLAAATQRDIAALERGVKMRTLYQHSARRSRVTHKYVAAVSARGAEVRTLDEFFNRLIVVDRRIAVVPGHEGLAVALAVREPSMVAYLVDMFERTWERSRPFANRESTVSRDIAAEQRAMTIRMLIAGYADPASAKRLGVSPRTYAGYVSELKAEFEAQTRFQLGYEMGRRGVSGQEVFEESDGD
- a CDS encoding type II toxin-antitoxin system VapB family antitoxin codes for the protein MIFKRVGDGRPYPDPQLSSRAWAAIPPSQVRLDQLVTTKDTLQLAALLDEDSTFYGDLFAHVVRWKGDLYLEDGLHRALRAALHQRSVLHARIHVIDGDG
- a CDS encoding helicase HerA-like domain-containing protein; this translates as MSDMPSHPVVQKVLDGYAFTGPAIELGGLVVDEATVTDVPVRIPLAMVNRHGLVAGATGTGKTVTLQLLAEQLSSQGVPVFAADVKGDLSGLSLEGAGGEKLLARTSAIGQDWQARSNPVEYYAIGGDGIGIPLRVTMAAFGPMLLAKVLELNDTQESSLGLIFHYADVNGLPLLDLADLRAVVAHLVSDEGRADLKGLGGLSSATAGVILRELIAFEAQGADVFFGEPEFEAADLIQVTPDGRGLISLVELPTLASKPAVFSTFLMWLLADLFHDLPEVGDLDRPKLVFFFDEAHLLFKNASQGFLDQIAQTVRLIRSKGVGVFFVTQSPTDVPDEVLAQLGSRIQHQLRAHTPNDAKALKATVNTYPTTEYDDLGQVITGLGIGEAVVTVMSERGAPTPVAWTRLRAPESRMGAADTDAMQAVVAASPRHAKYAEPVDRESAHEILTAKLEEGARKAAEDAAAKEQAREAEAEAKAAKKAPARKKAPAKEPDGIVDQVVKSPVFKDFMRTAAREIARGMFRSGRR